The genomic region GACCTGGGCCTGGAGATCGCCCTGGACTTCGCCCTGCAGTGCTCCCCGGACCACCCCTGGGTCCACAAACACCCCGAGTGGTTCCACCACCGCCCCGACGGCACCATCGCCTACGCGGAGAACCCGCCCAAGAAGTACCAGGACATCTACCCCATCGCCTTCGACGCCGACATGGACGGCCTGATCGCCGAGACCTGCCGGGTGCTGCGGCACTGGATGGACGCCGGGGTACGGATCTTCCGGGTGGACAATCCCCACACCAAGCCGGTCGTCTTCTGGGAGCGGGTCATCGCGGACATCAACCGCACCGACCCCGACGTGATCTTCCTGGCCGAGGCCTTCACCCGCCCCGCGATGATGCACACCCTGGCCCAGATTGGCTTCCAGCAGTCCTACACCTACTTCACCTGGCGCAACTCCAAGCAGGAGCTGACCGAGTACCTCACGGAACTGTCCGGCGAGGCCGCCTCGTACATGCGGCCGAACTTCTTCGTCAACACCCCCGACATCCTGCACGCCTACCTCCAGCACGGCGGCCGCCCCGCCTTCGAGGTCCGCGCCGTCCTCGCGGCCACCCTCTCCCCCACCTGGGGCATCTACTCCGGCTACGAACTGTGCGAGAACACCCCGCTCAGCCAGGGCAGCGAGGAGTACCTCGACTCGGAGAAGTACCAGCTCAGGCACCGCGACTGGGACGCCGCCGAACGCGAGGGCCGCACCATCACCCCGCTGATCACCAAACTCAACACCATCCGGCGGGAACACCCCGCGCTGCACCGGCTCAGGAACCTCCGCTTCCACCACACCGACAACGACGCGCTCATCGCGTACAGCAAGCGCACCGGGTCCGACGTCGTCCTGGTGGTCGCCAACCTCGACCCCCACCACGCCCAGGAGGGCACGGTCTCGTTGGACATGCCGCAACTCGGCCTGGACTGGCACGAGTCGGTGCCGGTGCGCGACGAGCTCACCGGCGAGACCTACCACTGGAGCAGGAACAACTACGTGCGCCTGGAGCCGGGGCGGGCTCCCGCACACGTCTTCCACGTCCAGTCGCCGCCCGCCGCGCAAGGGAACGGAGGGGCAGGAACGCCATGACCGTGAACGAGCCCGTACCGGACACCTTCGAGGACACCCCCGCCAGGGACCGGGACCCGGAGTGGTTCAAGCGCGCCGTCTTCTACGAGGTGCTCGTCCGCTCGTTCCAGGACAGCAACGGTGACGGCGTCGGTGACCTGAAGGGCCTGACCGCCAAGCTCGACTACCTCCAGTGGCTCGGCGTCGACTGCCTCTGGCTGCCGCCGTTCTTCAAATCGCCCCTGCGCGACGGCGGCTACGACGTCTCCGACTACACCGCCGTCCTGCCGGAGTTCGGTGACCTGGCCGACTTCGTGGAGTTCGTCGACGCCGCCCACCAGCGCGGCATGCGCGTGATCATCGACTTCGTCATGAACCACACCAGCGACCAGCACCCGTGGTTCCAGGAGTCGAGAAAGGACCCCGACGGCCCCTACGGCGACTACTACGTGTGGGCCGACGACGACAAGGGCTATCCGGACGCCCGGATCATCTTCGTCGACACCGAGACGTCGAACTGGACCTTCGACCCGGTGCGTGGCCAGTACTTCTTCCATCGCTTCTTCTCGCACCAGCCGGACCTCAACTACGAGAACCCGCGCGTCCAGGAGGAGATCCTGGCCGCGCTGAAGTTCTGGCTGGACCTGGGCATCGACGGCTTCCGGCTGGACGCCGTGCCGTATCTGTACGCGGCCGAGGACACCAACTGCGAGAACCTGCCCGCCACTCACGCGTTCCTCAAGCGCGTCCGCCGCGAGATCGACGCGCAGTACCCGGACACCGTGCTGCTCGCCGAGGCCAACCAGTGGCCCGAGGACGTCGTCGACTACTTCGGCGACTACGCGACGGGCGGCGACGAGTGCCACATGGCGTTCCACTTCCCGGTCATGCCGCGCATCTTCATGGCGGTGCGGCGGGAGTCCCGCTACCCGGTCTCCGAGATCCTGGCCAAGACCCCGGCCATCCCCTCGGGCTGCCAGTGGGGCATGTTCCTGCGCAACCACGACGAGCTCACGCTCGAGATGGTCACCGACGAAGAGCGCGACTACATGTGGGCCGAGTACGCCAAGGACCCCCGCATGCGCGCCAACATCGGCATCCGCAGGCGCCTCGCTCCCCTGCTGGACAACGACCGGCACACCATCGAGCTGTTCACCGCTCTGCTGCTGGCCCTGCCCGGCTCGCCGATCCTCTACTACGGCGACGAGATCGGCATGGGCGACAACATCTGGCTCGGCGACCGGGACGCCGTGCGCACGCCGATGCAGTGGACCCCGGACCGCAACGCCGGGTTCTCCACCTGCGACCCGGGCCGCCTCTACCTGCCGGCGATCATGGACCCGGTCTACGGCCACCAGGTCACCAACGTCGAGGCGTCGATGTCGTCACCGTCGTCGCTGCTGCACTGGACCCGCCGCATGATCGAGATCCGCAAGCAGAACCCGGCCTTCGGCCTCGGCTCGTACACCGAACTGTCGTCCTCCAACCCGGCGGTGCTGGCGTTCCTGCGGGAGTACGAGGACGACCTGGTGCTGTGCGTGAACAACTTCGCGCGGTTCGCGCAGCCCACCGAACTCGATCTGCGCGAGTTCGCCGGGCGCCATCCGGTGGAGCTGTTCGGCGGGGTCCGCTTCCCCGCGATCGGCGAACTGCCGTACCTGCTGACCCTCGGGGGCCACGGCTTCTACTGGTTCCGGCTCACTCGAGTCGCATCCCGCATCGGCCGGCGACTGTGAGCACGCGCCGACGAAAGGAGGCGTGACCATGCCGAAGACCGCATCCCTCCGCCCGAGTCTCACGCGCCTGGCCGAGCCCATGGAGTCGCTCGGCGGGCTGCTGCGCGACTGGCTGCCCCGGCAGCGCTGGTTCGCGGGCAAGGACCGGCCCGTGACGGAGCTCGGCCTGCTGTCGATGACCGAGTTGTTCCCGGGCTGTCTGCACGTGCTGGTCCACGCCGGTCACGCCGGTCACACGGGTGTGCCCTCCCCGGGCGGCGCTCTCCCGGCCGGCGACTGCTACCAGCTCCTGCTCGGCGTACGGGAGCACCCGTCGCCGCGTCTCGGACGGGCGCTCATCGGGCGGGTCCAGGACGGGCCGCTGGCCGGTCTGACGGTCTACGACGCGCTGCACGACCCCCGTTCGGCTCAGCTGCTCCTGGACCGGTTGCGGCACCCCGGCACCGCCGGTCCCCTGCGGTTCGACTGCGAGCCGGACCAGCCGGTGCCCGGCGGACTCGTGCCGCGGCTGCTGGACGCGGAGCAGTCCAACTCCTCGCTGGTGTACGGCGACGAGTACATCCTGAAGGTCTTCCGGCGCATCCAGCCGGGCGTGAACCCGGACCTGGAGGTGCCGGGAGCGTTGGCCAGGCAGGGCTGCCACCGGGTGCCCGCGCCCGTGGCCTGGTTCCAGACGAAGCATCCGTTCAAGGCCACCCTCGGCGTGCTCCAGCCGTATCTGCGGGACGCCTCCGACGGCTGGACGCTGGCGCTGCACGCCCTGGCCGCCGGCGACGACTTCACGGTCCAGGCGCGGGCGCTGGGCGCGGCCACGGCGGAGGTGCACCTCGCGCTCGCCTCGGCCTTCCCGGTCGGCGAGCCCGGGGAGAACGGGCGCACGGCGACCGCGATGACCGAGCGGCTGGCCGCCGCCGCGCACTGCGTGCCCGCGCTCCAGCCGTACGTGCCGGGCCTGCAGACCGCGTTCGCCGCCCTCACCACCTGCGACGCCGGGCCGCCCGCCCAGCGCATCCACGGCGACCTGCACCTGGGTCAGGTGCTGCGGGCCGGACGCGAGTGGTTCGTCATCGACTTCGAGGGCGAGCCGTCCCGGCCGCTCTCCGAACGGCGCAGCGCCCACTCCCCCGTGCGGGACATCGCCGGGATGCTGCGCTCCTTCGACTACGCCGCCCGGCAGCGCCGCCCCTGGCGCCCGGAGTGGGCGCGACGCTGCCGCGAGGCCTACTGCGGGGGCTATGCCGCCCGCGCCGGCTGGGACCCGCGCAAGAAGCACGGGCTGCTCCGGGCCTACGAGACGGACCGGGCCGTGTACGAGGTGCTGTACGAGGCACGGCACCGCCCCGACTGGCTGCCTGTACCGATGGCGGCGATCGAGCGCCTCGCTGTGAGAGGAGACTGAGCCGTGGCCCTGCGCGACACCTCAATCCCGGAGCCGTCCGGCCCGGTCCCGGGCGCGACCGCGCCCGCCCTGAGCCCGGAGGACCGCGGACGCCTGCTGGCGGGCGCCCACCACGATCCGCACGCCCTGCTGGGCGCACACCCGGTCCCGGGCGGGATCGTGTTCCGGGCGCTGCGCCCCTTCGCCCGCTCGGTGAGCGTGGTGACCGGCGGCAAGCGCACCCCGCTCGTCTCGGAGGGCGACGGCCTGTTCTCCGGC from Streptomyces chartreusis NRRL 3882 harbors:
- a CDS encoding alpha-1,4-glucan--maltose-1-phosphate maltosyltransferase, translated to MSRTRAIGRIPVRDVRPAVESGNRPAKAVVGETFEVTATVFREGHDAVAANVVLKDPEGRPGPWTPMRELAPGSDRWGAEVTADAVGRWTFRVEAWSDPVATWRHTAGIKVPAGIDPGLVLEEGAELYERAAAGVPKEAGRGVLLDAAEALRDDALTPVARLAAALTPEVDEVLARHPLRDLVTTSEPLPLLVERERALYGSWYEFFPRSEGTRQQPHGTFRTAARRLPAIAAMGFDVVYLPPIHPIGTTFRKGRNNTLSPGPDDVGVPWAIGSPEGGHDAVHPQLGTLEDFTRFVGQARDLGLEIALDFALQCSPDHPWVHKHPEWFHHRPDGTIAYAENPPKKYQDIYPIAFDADMDGLIAETCRVLRHWMDAGVRIFRVDNPHTKPVVFWERVIADINRTDPDVIFLAEAFTRPAMMHTLAQIGFQQSYTYFTWRNSKQELTEYLTELSGEAASYMRPNFFVNTPDILHAYLQHGGRPAFEVRAVLAATLSPTWGIYSGYELCENTPLSQGSEEYLDSEKYQLRHRDWDAAEREGRTITPLITKLNTIRREHPALHRLRNLRFHHTDNDALIAYSKRTGSDVVLVVANLDPHHAQEGTVSLDMPQLGLDWHESVPVRDELTGETYHWSRNNYVRLEPGRAPAHVFHVQSPPAAQGNGGAGTP
- the treS gene encoding maltose alpha-D-glucosyltransferase, with protein sequence MTVNEPVPDTFEDTPARDRDPEWFKRAVFYEVLVRSFQDSNGDGVGDLKGLTAKLDYLQWLGVDCLWLPPFFKSPLRDGGYDVSDYTAVLPEFGDLADFVEFVDAAHQRGMRVIIDFVMNHTSDQHPWFQESRKDPDGPYGDYYVWADDDKGYPDARIIFVDTETSNWTFDPVRGQYFFHRFFSHQPDLNYENPRVQEEILAALKFWLDLGIDGFRLDAVPYLYAAEDTNCENLPATHAFLKRVRREIDAQYPDTVLLAEANQWPEDVVDYFGDYATGGDECHMAFHFPVMPRIFMAVRRESRYPVSEILAKTPAIPSGCQWGMFLRNHDELTLEMVTDEERDYMWAEYAKDPRMRANIGIRRRLAPLLDNDRHTIELFTALLLALPGSPILYYGDEIGMGDNIWLGDRDAVRTPMQWTPDRNAGFSTCDPGRLYLPAIMDPVYGHQVTNVEASMSSPSSLLHWTRRMIEIRKQNPAFGLGSYTELSSSNPAVLAFLREYEDDLVLCVNNFARFAQPTELDLREFAGRHPVELFGGVRFPAIGELPYLLTLGGHGFYWFRLTRVASRIGRRL
- a CDS encoding maltokinase N-terminal cap-like domain-containing protein, translating into MPKTASLRPSLTRLAEPMESLGGLLRDWLPRQRWFAGKDRPVTELGLLSMTELFPGCLHVLVHAGHAGHTGVPSPGGALPAGDCYQLLLGVREHPSPRLGRALIGRVQDGPLAGLTVYDALHDPRSAQLLLDRLRHPGTAGPLRFDCEPDQPVPGGLVPRLLDAEQSNSSLVYGDEYILKVFRRIQPGVNPDLEVPGALARQGCHRVPAPVAWFQTKHPFKATLGVLQPYLRDASDGWTLALHALAAGDDFTVQARALGAATAEVHLALASAFPVGEPGENGRTATAMTERLAAAAHCVPALQPYVPGLQTAFAALTTCDAGPPAQRIHGDLHLGQVLRAGREWFVIDFEGEPSRPLSERRSAHSPVRDIAGMLRSFDYAARQRRPWRPEWARRCREAYCGGYAARAGWDPRKKHGLLRAYETDRAVYEVLYEARHRPDWLPVPMAAIERLAVRGD